The Pieris rapae chromosome 16, ilPieRapa1.1, whole genome shotgun sequence genome includes a region encoding these proteins:
- the LOC110999832 gene encoding collagen alpha-1(IV) chain — MAVRVLWLITALVPLSGVKTSPQDELYARGDIEENNINPSRWPPTEYWPTRGLSNRPDLPTVQPSPPYSQQQASYPSQPSYPPQPSYPPQPSYPPQPSYPSPPSYSQSQPTYPRNNFAVYDPVTHQRVPPNEITRNCTAPGCCVPKCFAEKGNRGFPGHQGSPGMRGLPGHEGAEGPQGPKGQKGQVGPQGPRGPKGERGKPGAQGFVGLSGPPGPQGDTGAPGIPGRDGCNGTDGDPGIMGSKGSQGPRGIPGPKGDKGDKGQAAHMGRYPKGQKGEPGADGMQGPQGPVGLPGSTGLPGPKGNTGPMGPFGLRGDKGSKGTKGQSIQGDKGDRGDKGDRGPGCPPAPLVSVDNKGAIKGVKGDSGTKGDKGEPGRIGEKGDTGLMGEPGLSGQMGIKGEKGLRGNPGERGRDGMFGPSGPMGQKGDQGNDGLPGLPGRPGSKGEPGRDGQPGLRGLKGIPGPAGGRTGSRGPPGPPGPRGYMGPAGAPGTDGRPGERGLSGPMGPPGGQGEPGTPGIEGPAGHKGDKGEPGLDGLQGETGPRGYDGPVGPTGPRGPKGEDGFSIPGERGNPGVPGLPGERGQKGEHGYQGLRGVPGNSTLGTPGSPGEMGMPGEKGERGRPGSDGLPGNPGEKGNIGGRCNECWPGGPGPKGDHGSDGIPGERGERGPSGPAGLTGERGSDGLNGLPGSVGAPGDRGDEGPMGPPGESGADAIIPSNLVKGPPGERGPQGEKGLMGPKGDRGVMGPKGERGLNGMPGFKGDQGRMGTPGIDGIPGSDGSPGIPGNKGMSIKGEKGELGSQGFKGDKGISGRGGLKGEPGQCPNYLQLLTKGEKGNQGAPGPQGPQGMPGEKGDRGFTGLTGDKGQKGLTGRTGPVGPRGFPGLKGDKGELGSMGFPGTPGDTGQRGFPGLPGMKGDKGEIGPSMPGPPGPTGFIGKKGDSGPRGIPGTPGKDGPMGPVGLTGEKGDRGFPGSPGFPGHVGLKGEPGPVGPPGVPGVPGTPGRNGPKGQQGFPGKPGNPGVIGLPGQKGDRGIQGIEGPKGFPGPRGHQGLKGATGYDGSPGEKGDKGELGFPGIPGEPGLPGPIGPMGIEGPKGDQGFQGPPGLPGRTGDAGEKGDRGLPGPLGLKGEPGRAAEKGERGFPGIPGLRGLDGRPGQDGQKGDKGDIGVPGIGIPGLSGEKGDIGFPGIPGVAGEPGEKGNHGLPGASGIKGDRGPAGDVGLPGRPGLDGLPGPAGDVGLPGLQGVKGGKGERGFPGRDGFNGLKGDLGPFGPPGLVGDKGQPGQKGDRGLPGPSLNVKGDKGDIGLPGLPGAKGQKGETGQDGLQGEQGEKGDRGFTGERGDYGQTGDRGQKGDTGPAGPVGTSGRTIKGEKGLPGIPGKHGGRGLPGATGEKGERGLPGLPGQTGRPGTPGQPGPQGEKGDQGREGVAGPPGFDGTPGVMGPPGMIGERGEKGDKGAVGFGAQGEKGNQGVPGLPGLQGERGEKGDRGFDGLNGEPGPMGEQGDKGDMGFQGVVGLPGVEGLKGDKGDAAIVVYGAKGEPGPRGPPGFNGAPGQDGIPGTRGLDGLPGEKGDQGLPGPYGPQGPPGLQGIQGFQGERGEVGRTGFPGAPGLPGAPCQNRDYLTGILLVKHSQTEIVPECEQGHVKLWDGYSLLYIDGNEKAHNQDLGHAGSCVRKFSTMPFLFCNLNDVCNYASRNDRSYWLSTNNPIPMMPVENNEIKKHISRCVVCEVPANIIAVHSQTLDIPSCPVGWSSLWIGYSFVMHTGAGGNGGGQALASPGSCLEDFRATPFIECNGEAGTCHHFANELSFWMTTIEDNKQFDMPERETLKAGRLLQRVSRCAVCIKNT; from the exons ATGGCGGTCCGCGTACTTTG gttGATAACCGCGCTGGTGCCGCTTTCAGGAGTAAAGACGAGTCCG CAAGATGAACTTTATGCAAGGGGAGATATTgaagaaaacaatataaatccCAGTCGGTGGCCGCCGACGGAATACTGGCCAACGAGAGGATTATCGAACCGACCAGACTTACCAACGGTCCAACCCTCACCTCCGTATTCTCAACAACAAGCATCCTATCCTTCACAACCTTCATATCCTCCACAACCTTCCTATCCTCCACAACCTTCCTATCCTCCACAACCTTCCTATCCTTCACCACCATCCTATTCACAATCACAACCAACTTATCCTCGTAATAACTTTGCCGTTTACGATCCTGTTACTCATCAACGAGTGCCGCCTAATGAAATTACACGGAATTGTACTGCGCCCGGGTGCTGTGTTCCTAAATGTTTTGCAGAAAAAGGAAACAGG ggATTTCCTGGACATCAAGGGTCACCGGGAATGAGAGGTCTTCCAGGACACGAAGGTGCTGAAGGTCCACAAGGTCCAAAAGGCCAAAAAGGTCAAGTAGGACCACAAGGTCCACGAGGCCCTAAGGGTGAAAGAGGAAAACCTGGTGCTCAAGGTTTTGTTGGATTATCTGGACCACCAGGACCTCAAGGAGACACCGGAGCACCCGGAATCCCAGGAAGAGACGGTTGTAATGGAACCGAT gGAGATCCTGGTATAATGGGATCCAAAGGATCACAAGGACCTCGTGGAATACCGGGACCGAAAGGAGACAAGGGTGACAAAGGTCAAGCTGCTCATATGGGGAGGTACCCGAAGGGGCAAAAAGGAGAACCAGGTGCTGATGGCATGCAAGGCCCTCAAGGGCCAGTTGGACTACCTGGTTCTACTGGACTTCCAGGACCTAAAGGAAACACGGGACCGATG GGTCCATTTGGTCTAAGGGGAGATAAAGGATCGAAAGGGACAAAGGGCCAATCTATACAAGGAGACAAAGGTGACAGAGGAGACAAGGGTGATAGAGGTCCTGGCTGCCCACCAGCACCATTAGTTTCCGTTGACAACAAAGGCGCTATAAAGGGTGTCAAAGGAGATAGTGGGACTAAGGGTGATAAGGGGGAACCTGGAAGAATCGGAGAGAAAGGAGACACCGGTCTCATGGGTGAACCAGGGTTGTCGGGGCAAATGGGTATTAAAGGAGAAAAGGGTTTAAGAGGAAATCCTGGAGAGAGA GGTCGTGATGGTATGTTTGGCCCTTCAGGCCCAATGGGGCAGAAAGGTGACCAAGGCAACGATGGATTGCCGGGTCTACCAGGCCGGCCTGGATCTAAAGGAGAACCTGGAAGGGATGGGCAACCTGGCTTAAGGGGGTTAAAAGGTATTCCTGGGCCAGCTGGTGGAAGAACTGGATCTCGTGGGCCCCCTGGTCCACCTGGACCAAGAGGATATATGGGACCTGCAGGTGCTCCGGGAACTGACGGAAGACCGGGAGAAAGAGGTTTATCAGGCCCTATGGGACCTCCAGGGGGACAAGGCGAACCAGGTACACCTGGTATAGAAGGACCTGCTGGTCACAAAGGTGATAAAGGAGAACCCGGTCTAGATGGTTTGCAGGGTGAAACAGGCCCAAGGGGTTATGATGGCCCCGTTGGACCCACTGGTCCACGTGGTCCTAAAGGAGAGGATGGATTTTCAATCCCT GGTGAAAGAGGAAATCCTGGAGTGCCAGGATTACCTGGAGAAAGAGGTCAAAAAGGTGAACATGGTTATCAAGGCCTAAGAGGTGTTCCAGGCAATTCTACTTTAGGTACACCTGGTAGCCCTGGAGAAATGGGAATGCCAGGTGAAAAGGGTGAAAGAGGTCGTCCAGGCTCTGACGGATTACCTGGTAATCCTGGAGAAAAGGGTAACATCGGGGGCCGATGTAATGAATGCTGGCCGGGTGGTCCAGGTCCGAAAGGTGACCATGGATCTGATGGTATTCCTGGAGAACGGGGTGAAAGAGGTCCTTCTGGTCCAGCTGGTTTGACTGGTGAACGAGGCTCTGATGGACTTAACGGATTACCAGGCTCAGTTGGAGCTCCA GGTGATAGAGGCGACGAGGGCCCCATGGGACCACCTGGAGAAAGTGGAGCTGATGCAATAATACCTTCCAATTTAGTAAAAGGACCTCCAGGTGAAAGAGGTCCACAAGGAGAGAAAGGGCTGATGGGACCAAAGGGCGATAGAGGAGTCATGGGACCTAAAGGGGAACGTGGCTTAAATGGAATGCCAGGGTTTAAGGGTGATCAGGGTAGAATGGGCACACCTGGTATTGATGGTATACCTGGTAGTGATGGATCACCAGGTATTCCAGGAAACAAAGGAATGTCGATAAAAGGAGAAAAAGGAGAGCTTGGATCTCAAGGATTCAAAGGTGATAAAGGTATATCGGGAAGAGGTGGTTTAAAGGGTGAACCTGGACAGTGTCCAAACTACTTGCAATTATTGACAAAAGGTGAAAAGGGTAATCAAGGGGCACCAGGTCCACAGGGCCCACAAG GAATGCCCGGAGAAAAGGGTGACAGAGGTTTTACAGGATTGACAGGAGATAAAGGTCAAAAAGGATTAACTGGACGTACTGGTCCTGTTGGTCCTAGAGGTTTCCCAGGACTTAAAGGAGATAAAGGAGAGTTAGGATCAATGGGTTTCCCCGGTACCCCTGGTGATACTGGGCAAAGAGGATTTCCAGGTCTTCCTGGTATGAAAGGAGATAAAGGTGAAATTGGACCGTCAATGCCAGGACCTCCTGGGCCTACTGGATTTATAGGTAAAAAAGGAGACAGTGGACCCAGGGGTATACCTGGTACACCTGGTAAGGATGGGCCTATGGGACCTGTGGGTTTAACAGGTGAAAAGGGAGATAGAGGTTTTCCTGGTTCCCCTGGATTTCCGGGACATGTTGGGTTAAAGGGAGAACCAGGACCTGTTGGGCCCCCAGGAGTTCCGGGAGTACCAGGTACACCAGGAAGAAATGGACCAAAAGGTCAGCAAGGTTTTCCAGGTAAACCAGGAAATCCGGGTGTTATTGGACTACCTGGTCAAAAAGGTGACAGAGGCATTCAAGGAATCGAAGGTCCTAAAGGATTCCCAGGTCCACGAGGTCATCAAGGCCTAAAGGGTGCTACGGGATACGATGGTAGTCCTGGAGAGAAAGGTGATAAGGGTGAATTAGGGTTTCCAGGTATTCCTGGAGAACCAGGTTTGCCTGGACCAATTGGACCCATGGGAATAGAGGGACCAAAGGGAGATCAAGGTTTTCAAGGCCCCCCAGGGCTACCAGGAAGAACTGGAGATGCGGGTGAGAAAGGTGATAGAGGTTTACCCGGACCATTAGGGCTGAAAGGTGAACCAGGTAGAGCCGCAGAAAAGGGTGAACGAGGTTTTCCAGGTATTCCAGGTCTAAGAGGATTAGACGGACGGCCTGGTCAAGATGGACAAAAAGGAGATAAAGGAGATATTGGGGTACCTGGAATAGGGATTCCAGGACTTTCAGGAGAAAAGGGAGATATAGGTTTTCCTGGAATCCCTGGAGTTGCTGGTGAACCAGGTGAAAAAGGAAACCATGGTTTGCCCGGCGCAAGCGGTATTAAAGGAGATAGGGGACCAGCTGGAGATGTAGGTTTACCTGGTAGGCCAGGATTAGATGGATTACCTGGTCCTGCTGGTGACGTAGGTCTACCTGGTTTACAGGGTGTTAAGGGGGGAAAAGGAGAAAGAGGTTTTCCTGGTAGAGATGGATTTAATGGTCTAAAAGGAGATCTAGGACCGTTTGGACCACCAGGCTTAGTAGGCGACAAAGGACAACCTGGTCAAAAGGGAGACAGGGGACTTCCTGGACCATCACTTAACGTAAAAGGAGACAAAGGGGATATAGGGCTCCCGGGATTACCTGGTGCAAAAGGGCAGAAAGGTGAAACTGGACAAGATGGACTGCAAGGTGAACAAGGTGAAAAGGGAGACCGAGGATTCACTGGTGAAAGAGGAGATTATGGTCAAACTGGAGATAGAGGTCAAAAAG GTGACACTGGCCCAGCCGGTCCAGTTGGTACATCTGGACGGACTATTAAAGGAGAAAAAGGCTTGCCAGGTATTCCGGGTAAACATGGGGGGCGTGGCTTGCCAGGTGCAACCGGAGAAAAAGGGGAGCGAGGATTACCCGGATTGCCAGGGCAAACAGGACGTCCTGGAACGCCAGGACAACCTGGCCCACAAGGGGAGAAAGGAGATCAAGGTCGTGAAGGTGTTGCAGGGCCGCCAGGATTTGATGGAACTCCTGGTGTGATGGGTCCGCCGGGTATGATCGGTGAAAGGGGAGAAAAGGGAGACAAAGGAGCGGTTGGATTTGGTGCACAAGGAGAAAAAGGAAACCAAGGAGTTCCTGGTCTACCTGGCTTACAAGGAGAAAGAGGTGAAAAAGGAGATCGAGGGTTCGACGGGCTAAATGGTGAACCAGGACCAATGGGAGAACAAGGTGATAAGGGTGATATGGGTTTCCAAGGAGTAGTAGGTTTACCAGGCGTGGAAGGTCTCAAGGGTGACAAAGGTGATGCAGCTATAGTTGTATATGGAGCAAAAGGAGAACCTGGACCTAGGGGACCTCCTGGCTTTAACGGTGCTCCTGGTCAGGATGGTATTCCTGGAACTAGAGGATTGGACGGTCTACCAGGTGAAAAAGGAGATCAAGGATTACCAGGCCCTTATGGACCACAAGGACCTCCTGGATTACAAGGCATACAAGGGTTCCAAGGTGAAAGAGGTGAAGTAGGTCGCACTGGATTCCCAGGTGCACCAGGACTTCCTGGCGCACCTTGCCAAAATAGAGATTACCTTACGGGAATTCTTTTAGTAAAACATAGTCAGACTGAGATAGTGCCAGAATGTGAACAGGGTCACGTTAAGCTATGGGATGGATATTCTCTACTCTATATTGATGGAAACGAAAAAGCGCACAATCAAGATTTGGGCCACGCCGGTTCCTGTGTCCGCAAATTCAGCACAATGCCATTCCTATTCTGTAATCTCAATGACGTTTGTAATTATGCAAGTAGAAACGATCGGAGCTATTGGCTATCAACTAACAATCCCATACCTATGATGCCAgtagaaaataatgaaattaagaaACATATATCAAGATGTGTCGTATGCGAAGTTCCGGCTAATATTATAGCCGTTCACAGTCAAACACTAGATATACCCAGTTGTCCAGTTGGATGGAGTTCTCTATGGATAGGATACAGTTTCGTTATG CACACTGGTGCGGGAGGTAATGGAGGTGGACAAGCACTTGCAAGTCCGGGGTCATGTCTTGAAGACTTCCGAGCCACACCATTCATAGAATGTAATGGTGAGGCAGGCACTTGCCATCACTTCGCCAATGAACTCAGTTTTTGGATGACAACTATTGAAGACAATAAACAGTTCGACATGCCCGAACGAGAGACATTAAAAGCAGGTCGTTTACTCCAACGAGTTTCTAGATGCGcagtttgtattaaaaacacgTAG
- the LOC110999835 gene encoding collagen alpha-1(IV) chain, with product MSGPARARLFVPVSLLLLWIPTQTTAVVCNQTRCDCTGLKGDRGDPGPPGIPGILGEYGDDGPEGRMGIMGELGDLGERGDAGDKGERGSDGPYGPRGYTGPQGPPGFEGIRGVFGLDGCSGVDGAIGLPGPQGIPGDRGLPGPYGEKGAQGLAGEGGVNSQGAKGVQGDFGRHGAPGPPGPTGWIGDSGPRGETGDQGPMGIPGVPGYRGDTGEDVVGSPGEKGDQGEVGDPGRPAQVVYIQQVQQNITILAKGNRGDRGPRGQQGVKGIKGEVGSTGRPGPYGLHGAQGYKGDQGENGPRGKPGVRGAIGPAGPKGDKGAPGYSGLDGDDGLSGEIGEEGRAGTPGEQGFMGEPGIYDETLSEPLKPGSMGPQGPLGPPGPTGSTGLDGAPGLPGIVGLPGLPGIKGLPGRQGVMGISPKGEPGNDGFKGLPGQRGPQGSPGLIGPMGPKGFKGATVIGPYGEDGTPGTDGSPGLRGERGDNGVMGPPGFPGRGVHGVGPPGEDGPPGPPGITGDPGIPGRPGLHGARGEQGDDCPVCKSGLPGPKGQRGDDGFSGQKGFPGYEGLPGPRGMKGLPGYPGIPGQKGVKGNKGQSGMAGPQGLRGRKGRLINPPYALTLAEKGPQGPLGFLGDAGLPGDAGWPGPPGDYGLPGLKGMTGNDGLPGFPGRNGTHGRDGAPGWPGRNADVPYAFLTGQKGEQGIKGERGEPGDDGLKGESGDAIGSEINSKGSKGNIGPFGPEGLRGRKGEMGERGYDGIPGLRGDIGDTGVSLQGPEGSRGFPGEKGDIGPFGEPGNPGPRGMDGFSADKGKKGSRGEVGLAIIYGERGIDGLPGEMGDVGEPGYPGSPGIGGPMGPKGETGIAGDVGPQGPQGPLGRKGMSGIILQGAPGMPGHPGFMGSIGAIGEPGLQGYNGLPGDVGPKGTKGEFGAIGFRGATGERGTVGFPGVPGLMGIPGNDGQAGDRGEMGGQGYPGQPGRTGLIGLHGDKGKTGDFGQPGYPGLDGLPGIKGKRGDKGFAGLQGLKGEDALTGMRGDVGEPGQNGDSGRPGLYGLNGEKGDQGDSGLNIKGFDGVKGQRGSSGIPGFTGVKGIKGPIGERGVPGYYGQIGDKGFPGFPGLPGRHGFDGFKGEPGPIGIPGESGISGDIGMEGEPGKMGAPGIPGDIGLPGLKGVTGPPGVKGIPGDIGPRSFSPATKGDIGDFGMEGFLGSKGQTGEPGFTGRTGIKGEQGDYGAKGEIGFQGEQGPKGFIGEVGPPGLPGLDGINAERGESGLPGKDGLPGWPGNMGQKGAPGDFGVDGPVGQPGQPGLSFRGPKGMSGMDGRPGRRGNVGIPGARGMEGQPGFRGLKGYVGEPGFAISPKGETGAPGQPGFFGIKGERGETGEFGRDGYPGSQGLKGLKGVMGAIGRAGLPGYPGRKGIKGDKGDVVLPSEVNPGPPGEPGPLGYEGLPGLSGKPGDFGENGIPGMKGVLGDTGRIGLPGVRGPQGERGQIGLKGTVGLDGLPGKPGPQGVPAPPPPIPKSRGFYFTVHSQSRMIPHCPAGTTPMWDGFSLIHIIANAKAHGQDLGAPGSCLRRFSTMPFMFCNLNDVCNFAQREDYSFWLSTPEPMPMAMTPIQARDVGSYISRCQVCESPTRAIALHSQSSTPPSCPNEWEELWVGYSFLMHTAGPDASGQSLISPGSCLQDFRTRPFIECNGLGRCNYFATAISYWLSTIEDNKMFSRPVQQTLKVDQISKISRCVVCKRRNPGPSTGYASRPAGVEAVPNAVVRRPLPHRPRYRPNYGRYRGRRRHNVK from the exons ATGTCGGGCCCGGCGCGTGCGCGCCTTTTTGTGCCCGTTTCTCTTCTTCTCCTATGGATACCGACTCAAACAACAGCT GTTGTCTGCAATCAAACACGATGCGATTGTACTGGATTAAAAGGAGACAGAGGTGATCCGGGCCCTCCGGGTATACCCGGGATACTAGGAGAATATGGAGATGATGGCCCAGAGGGTCGTATGGGTATTATGGGGGAGTTAGGGGACTTAGGTGAAAGAGGAGACGCAGGTGACAAGGGTGAAAGG ggGTCAGATGGACCATACGGACCACGAGGATATACTGGGCCACAG GGTCCACCAGGATTCGAGGGTATCAGAGGAGTATTTGGATTGGATGGGTGTAGTGGAGTTGATGGTGCAATAGGCCTACCAGGTCCCCAGGGAATTCCTGGTGATAGAGGTCTACCAGGTCCATACGGAGAGAAAGGAGCCCAGGGTTTAGCAGGTGAAGGAGGTGTAAACTCACAAGGTGCAAAAGGAGTTCAAGGTGACTTTGGTCGTCATGGAGCTCCAGGCCCTCCTGGTCCAACGGGTTGGATAGGAGATAGTGGACCACGAGGAGAAACGGGAGATCag GGACCAATGGGAATCCCTGGTGTGCCAGGGTACAGAGGTGACACTGGTGAAGATGTAGTAGGTTCACCTGGTGAAAAAGGAGATCAAGGCGAAGTTGGAGATCCTGGAAGACCAGCTCAAGTGGTTTACATCCAACAAGTACagcaaaatataacaattttagcCAAAGGTAATAGAGGAGATCGGGGTCCAAGAGGTCAACAGGGAGTCAAAGGCATAAAAGGAGAAGTTGGTTCGACTGGAAGACCG GGACCATATGGTTTACATGGTGCTCAAGGATATAAAGGTGACCAAGGAGAAAATGGTCCAAGAGGAAAGCCAGGTGTGAGAGGTGCAATAGGTCCAGCTGGGCCTAAAGGTGATAAAGGAGCACCGGGCTACTCGGGCTTAGACGGTGATGATGGACTATCGGGTGAAATAGGAGAGGAAGGAAGAGCCGGTACTCCTGGTGAACAAGGTTTCATGGGAGAGCCTGGTATATACGACGAAACATTAAGTGAACCATTAAAACCAGGTTCTATGGGGCCTCAAGGACCTCTAGGTCCTCCCGGTCCTACGGGAAGTACCGGCCTCGACGGCGCTCCTGGACTACCTGGTATAGTAGGTCTGCCTGGATTACCAGGTATAAAAGGTCTTCCTGGTCGTCAAGGTGTGATGGGTATATCTCCTAAAGGTGAGCCAGGAAACGACGGATTTAAAGGTTTACCAGGACAGCGAGGACCTCAAGGGTCACCCGGATTGATAGGTCCTATGGGTCCAAAAGGTTTTAAAGGGGCTACAGTCATAGGACCTTATGGTGAAGATGGTACACCTGGTACTGACGGTTCACCAGGATTAAGAGGTGAAAGAGGTGATAATGGTGTCATGGGTCCACCTGGTTTTCCTGGGCGAGGTGTTCATGGGGTTGGTCCACCGGGAGAAGATGGACCGCCTGGTCCACCTGGTATTACTGGTGATCCAGGCATACCTGGACGACCAGGTCTTCATGGCGCAAGGGGTGAACAAGGAGATGACTGCCCTGTCTGTAAATCcg GTCTTCCTGGTCCTAAGGGACAAAGAGGAGATGATGGCTTTTCTGGTCAAAAAGGATTCCCTGGGTATGAAGGGTTACCCGGCCCCCGGGGTATGAAAGGTTTACCAGGATATCCCGGCATTCCCGGTCAAAAAGGAGTGAAAGGAAATAAAGGTCAATCTGGAATGGCTGGACCACAAGGATTACGAGGGCGAAAAGGGCGTTTAATAAATCCACCGTACGCATTGACTTTAGCTGAAAAAGGCCCACAAGGACCCCTAG GATTTTTGGGAGATGCCGGTTTACCAGGAGATGCTGGATGGCCTGGACCACCCGGCGACTATGGTCTGCCTGGTCTTAAGGGCATGACAGGCAACGACGGTCTGCCTGGTTTTCCTGGACGCAATGGTACTCACGGTCGCGACGGAGCACCTGGATGGCCTGGTCGAAACGCCGATGTACCGTACGCCTTCTTGACGGGACAGAAAGGAGAGCAAGGCATAAA GGGTGAACGTGGAGAGCCCGGTGATGATGGTTTAAAAGGAGAGAGTGGGGACGCTATCGGTTCGGAGATTAACTCAAAGGGTTCAAAAGGAAACATCGGGCCATTTGGTCCAGAAG gaTTGAGGGGTAGAAAAGGTGAAATGGGTGAGAGGGGATATGATGGAATACCAGGATTAAGAGGTGACATAGGTGACACTGGTGTGTCTCTGCAAGGGCCTGAAGGAAGCAGAGGGTTTCCTGGTGAAAAGGGAGATATAGGTCCATTTGGAGAGCCTGGTAATCCTGGTCCACGAGGTATGGACGGATTTAGCGCAGATAAAGGCAAAAAAGGTTCAAGAGGTGAAGTGGGGTTGGCTATCATCTATGGAGAAAGGGGTATAGATGGTTTACCCGGTGAAATGGGAGATGTTGGTGAACCAGGTTATCCAGGTTCCCCAGGTATTGGAGGGCCCATGGGACCTAAGGGTGAAACTGGAATTGCCGGTGATGTTGGGCCCCAAGGGCCGCAGGGACCTTTA GGTCGTAAAGGAATGTCAGGCATTATACTACAAGGAGCTCCTGGTATGCCTGGACATCCTGGATTTATGGGTTCCATCGGAGCTATTGGAGAACCTGGTCTTCAGGGTTACAATGGATTGCCCGGAGACGTAGGTCCGAAAGGAACTAAGGGAGAGTTTGGAGCTATTGGTTTTAGAGGTGCAACTGGAGAACGTGGTACAGTAGGCTTTCCTGGAGTCCCAGGATTAATGGGGATACCCGGTAATGATGGTCAAGCTGGCGATCGTGGAGAAATGGGTGGTCAAGGATATCCGGGTCAGCCTGGTAGAACTGGATTAATTGGTTTACACGGTGATAAAGGAAAAACCGGTGATTTTGGTCAACCGGGCTATCCAGGACTTGACGGTTTACCTGGAATTAAGGGCAAGAGAGGTGATAAAGGTTTTGCGGGTCTTCAGGGATTAAAAGGAGAAGATGCATTGACTGGAATGAGAGGCGATGTAGGAGAACCAGGGCAAAACGGAGATTCTGGACGGCCTGGACTATATGGTTTAAATGGGGAAAAAGGTGATCAAGGCGATTCtggcttaaatataaaaggctTTGACGGCGTTAAAGGTCAAAGAGGTAGTTCAGGTATTCCTGGATTCACAGGCGTCAAAGGGATTAAGGGACCCATAGGTGAGCGAGGGGTACCTGGCTATTATGGGCAAATTGGAGATAAAGGTTTTCCAGGGTTTCCAGGTTTGCCAGGACGCCATGGGTTTGACGGTTTCAAAGGAGAACCGGGCCCTATAGGTATTCCTGGCGAAAGTGGCATTTCGGGTGACATTGGTATGGAAGGTGAACCTGGTAAAATGGGGGCTCCAGGAATTCCAGGTGACATAGGCTTGCCTGGATTAAAAGGTGTTACAGGGCCTCCTGGGGTAAAAGGAATACCAGGAGATATTGGTCCTAGGTCATTCTCTCCAGCCACTAAAGGAGACATTGGAGACTTTGGTATGGAAGGTTTTCTGGGATCAAAAGGACAAACTGGTGAGCCTGGTTTTACTGGAAGGACCGGTATAAAAGGCGAACAAGGTGACTATGGTGCTAAAGGTGAAATCGGATTCCAAGGAGAACAGGGTCCAAAGGGATTTATAGGTGAGGTTGGGCCTCCTGGACTACCTGGATTAGATGGGATAAATGCTGAAAGGGGGGAATCAGGCCTACCTGGAAAAGATGGATTGCCTGGTTGGCCTGGTAATATGGGTCAAAAAGGAGCTCCTGGTGACTTTGGGGTTGATGGGCCAGTTGGCCAACCTGGACAACCAGGACTTAGTTTTAGAGGGCCTAAAGGAATGTCAGGAATGGATGGACGGCCAGGAAGGCGCGGTAACGTGGGTATACCTGGAGCACGAGGCATGGAAGGTCAACCAGGCTTTCGAGGACTGAAAGGATACGTAGGAGAACCAGGTTTCGCTATAAGCCCAAAAGGCGAAACAGGTGCCCCTGGACAACCTGGTTTCTTCGGTATTAAGGGAGAGCGAGGAGAAACAGGAGAATTCGGGCGGGATGGTTATCCAGGCTCGCAGGGACTTAAAGGATTAAAAGGAGTAATGGGTGCAATCGGTAGAGCCGGTCTTCCTGGATATCCCGGAAGAAAGGGTATAAAAGGTGACAAGGGAGATGTTGTCTTACCGTCGGAAGTGAATCCCGGTCCTCCTGGTGAACCAGGGCCGTTAGGTTACGAAGGACTTCCTGGTCTCAGTGGTAAGCCCGGAGACTTTGGTGAAAATGGTATACCAGGAATGAAAGGAGTGTTAGGAGACACTGGTAGAATTGGATTACCAGGGGTGCGCGGTCCTCAGGGGGAACGGGGTCAAATAGGACTTAAGGGTACTGTAGGTCTGGATGGCTTACCTGGTAAACCGGGCCCTCAAGGAGTACCTGCACCCCCACCTCCGATACCAAAATCGCGTGGATTTTACTTCACGGTTCATTCACAATCTAGAATGATACCCCACTGTCCCGCCGGCACAACACCAATGTGGGATGGATTTtcacttatacatattatagccAACGCCAAAGCACATGGACAAGACTTAG GTGCTCCTGGAAGCTGCCTTCGTAGATTCTCAACTATGCCATTTATGTTCTGCAATCTTAACGACGTATGTAATTTCGCTCAAAGAGAAGATTACAGTTTCTGGCTTTCAACACCAGAGCCCATGCCGATGGCTATGACGCCCATCCAAGCGAGGGACGTCGGATCATATATTTCTAG ATGCCAAGTTTGTGAATCCCCTACAAGAGCTATAGCCCTGCACAGTCAAAGTAGTACACCACCCTCTTGTCCCAACGAATGGGAGGAATTATGGGTGGGATACAGCTTTTTAATG CATACAGCTGGCCCAGATGCGTCAGGTCAGAGTCTGATATCGCCAGGTTCCTGTCTCCAGGACTTCAGAACACGTCCCTTCATAGAGTGCAATGGCCTTGGAAGATGTAACTATTTCGCTACAGCCATCTCCTACTGGCTATCTACGATCGAGGATAATAAAATGTTCTCACGCCCAGTACAGCAAACACTAAAAGTTGATCAAATATCCAAAATCAGCag atgTGTAGTGTGCAAACGACGGAATCCGGGTCCATCGACGGGGTACGCCTCACGGCCAGCTGGAGTTGAGGCCGTACCTAACGCAGTCGTGCGCAGGCCTTTGCCCCACAGACCACGATACCGCCCCAACTATGGCCGCTACCGTGGACGACGCCGACACAATGTGAAATAG